A genomic segment from Acuticoccus sediminis encodes:
- a CDS encoding cisplatin damage response ATP-dependent DNA ligase, producing MQAFAHLLDRLSYEPRRNGKIALMEAYFRATPDPERGYALAALTDDLSFQNAKPGLIRALIAERTDPVLFALSRDYVGDLSETVALMWPRKPPAESTGLIGHNNPPGSPLLSDVVEALQTGGKAALPGQIAHWLDHLDEKGRWALLKLITGALRVGVSARLAKTAVARLGEVEVNAVEEVWHGLSLPYLPLFDWLEGRAPAPSNVDPAPFRPPMLANPTDLDELERTQDPAAFRAEWKWDGIRIQVAAGLEPNGRRVARLYSRSGEDISGTFPDVIDAVDFEGALDGELLIARDGAIQSFNVLQQRLNRKTVSARMLREFPPLVRCYDILSDGAEDLRPLPFAERRERLERFVSRLGPMFDLSPQVPFATWRDVADARSDPASAGAGEAAAAVEGVMLKRADSAYVPGRPKGPWFKWKRDPHIVDAVLMYAQRGSGKRSSFYSDYTFGVWTTGEDGDVLVPVGKAYFGFTDDELKEIDKYVRNNTVNRFGPVREVAHEPDRGLVLEVAFEGLNRSTRHKSGVAMRFPRISRLRWDKPPAEADRIDVLHRLLDVADTEA from the coding sequence CCGACGACCTCAGCTTCCAGAACGCCAAGCCCGGGCTGATCCGCGCGCTGATCGCCGAGCGGACCGACCCGGTCCTCTTCGCCCTCTCGCGCGACTACGTGGGCGACCTCTCCGAGACGGTCGCGCTGATGTGGCCGCGCAAGCCTCCCGCCGAGTCGACGGGGCTGATCGGCCACAACAACCCGCCCGGCAGCCCCCTCCTCTCCGACGTGGTCGAGGCGCTGCAGACCGGGGGCAAGGCCGCGCTCCCGGGTCAGATCGCCCACTGGCTCGACCATCTCGACGAGAAGGGCCGCTGGGCGCTGCTCAAGCTCATCACCGGGGCGCTGCGGGTGGGCGTCAGCGCGCGGCTCGCCAAGACAGCAGTCGCCCGGCTCGGCGAGGTGGAGGTCAACGCGGTCGAGGAAGTGTGGCACGGCCTGAGCCTGCCCTACCTGCCGTTGTTCGACTGGCTGGAGGGGCGGGCGCCGGCGCCCTCCAACGTCGACCCCGCGCCCTTCCGCCCGCCGATGCTCGCCAACCCCACCGACCTCGATGAGCTGGAGCGCACGCAGGATCCGGCCGCGTTCCGGGCGGAATGGAAGTGGGACGGCATCCGCATCCAGGTCGCCGCGGGCCTCGAGCCGAACGGCCGGCGCGTCGCGCGGCTCTATTCGCGCTCGGGCGAGGACATCTCCGGCACCTTCCCCGACGTCATCGACGCGGTCGACTTCGAGGGCGCGCTCGACGGGGAGCTGCTGATCGCGCGGGACGGGGCGATCCAGTCCTTCAACGTGCTGCAGCAGCGGCTCAACCGGAAGACCGTCAGCGCCCGGATGCTGCGCGAGTTCCCGCCGCTGGTGAGGTGCTACGATATCCTGTCGGACGGCGCCGAGGACCTGCGGCCGCTCCCGTTCGCCGAGCGAAGGGAGCGGCTGGAGCGCTTCGTGTCGCGGCTCGGGCCGATGTTCGACCTGTCGCCGCAGGTGCCGTTCGCGACCTGGCGGGACGTTGCCGACGCGCGGTCCGACCCCGCCTCGGCCGGGGCCGGCGAGGCGGCAGCGGCCGTCGAGGGCGTCATGCTGAAGCGCGCCGACAGCGCCTACGTGCCCGGACGCCCCAAGGGACCGTGGTTCAAGTGGAAGCGGGATCCGCACATCGTCGACGCCGTGCTGATGTACGCCCAGCGCGGCTCCGGCAAGCGCTCGTCCTTCTACTCGGACTACACGTTCGGCGTCTGGACCACCGGCGAGGACGGGGACGTTCTGGTGCCCGTCGGCAAGGCCTACTTCGGCTTCACGGACGACGAGCTGAAGGAGATCGACAAGTACGTCCGCAACAACACGGTGAACCGCTTCGGGCCGGTGCGGGAGGTGGCGCACGAGCCGGACCGCGGCCTCGTCCTGGAGGTCGCGTTCGAGGGGCTCAACCGGTCGACGCGGCACAAGTCGGGCGTCGCGATGCGCTTCCCGCGGATCTCGCGCCTCAGGTGGGACAAGCCGCCGGCGGAGGCGGACCGCATCGATGTCCTGCACCGTCTCCTCGACGTCGCGGACACCGAGGCCTGA
- a CDS encoding alkaline phosphatase family protein: protein MPKRALMIGLDGATFTLLDHFIAKGEMPFLASMMDNGVRAILKSTRNPLTPPAWTSMVTGRSPEAHGIYDFMRPDFTEDGGVFLKINDNRDNHCESIWSIANRAGLRATSLNFFGHAPAPEVDGYLISGFVPWRHLRHGMYPKSLLDDVKQMEMFDYKMLGMDIGEEKKCIQGLNQGEQEPWIDLQNDRDKAWADLTCHMMKTDRTELTAVVLDGPDKMQHIFWRYLDPAYLDPDASEYDQQLADRCLDFYRRLDVNLKNMVEAAGPETDIVITSDHGFGPTTEVVYLNEWLARNGYLFWRDSAEADSNNQLTTEKFKDHLSMVDWKKTVAFAPTPSSNAIFVKRDNGSGYGIKDDEYLDFILKLKAELLAAVDPADGKPIFLGAETNKLRGTTFVEPCPDITVRLRDGGFVSILKSKEVVSQRLKAEGTHRPDGIFVAYGPSFRKGERLDDLNLLDVAPLLLTLLDVPVPRDMEGKVPTAAFAEATEVKTGAATVAAIERKDDREGPSEEEREALMNQLKILGYMD, encoded by the coding sequence ATGCCGAAACGAGCGCTCATGATCGGGCTGGACGGAGCGACGTTTACGCTGCTCGACCACTTCATCGCGAAGGGCGAGATGCCGTTCCTGGCCTCCATGATGGACAACGGCGTTCGGGCGATCCTCAAGTCGACGCGCAACCCGCTGACGCCGCCGGCATGGACCTCGATGGTCACCGGCCGCAGCCCGGAAGCGCACGGCATCTACGACTTCATGCGGCCCGACTTCACCGAGGACGGCGGCGTCTTCCTGAAGATCAACGACAACCGCGACAACCACTGCGAGTCGATCTGGTCGATCGCCAACCGCGCCGGCCTGCGCGCCACCAGTCTCAACTTCTTCGGCCACGCCCCGGCTCCCGAGGTCGACGGATACCTCATCTCCGGGTTCGTTCCCTGGCGCCACCTGCGCCACGGCATGTACCCGAAGTCGCTGCTCGACGACGTCAAGCAGATGGAGATGTTCGACTACAAGATGCTCGGCATGGACATCGGCGAGGAGAAGAAGTGCATCCAGGGCCTCAACCAGGGTGAGCAGGAGCCCTGGATCGACCTGCAGAACGACCGCGACAAGGCCTGGGCCGACCTCACCTGCCACATGATGAAGACCGACCGGACCGAACTGACGGCCGTGGTGCTCGACGGTCCGGACAAGATGCAGCACATCTTCTGGCGCTACCTCGACCCGGCCTACCTCGACCCCGACGCCAGCGAGTACGACCAGCAGCTCGCCGACCGCTGTCTCGACTTCTATCGCCGCCTCGACGTGAACCTGAAGAACATGGTCGAGGCCGCGGGGCCGGAGACGGACATCGTCATCACCTCCGACCACGGCTTCGGGCCGACCACCGAGGTCGTCTACCTCAACGAGTGGCTGGCCCGGAACGGCTACCTGTTCTGGCGCGACTCGGCCGAGGCGGACTCGAACAACCAGCTCACCACCGAGAAGTTCAAGGACCACCTCTCCATGGTGGACTGGAAGAAGACGGTGGCCTTCGCGCCGACGCCCTCCTCCAACGCGATCTTCGTCAAGCGGGACAACGGCTCCGGCTACGGCATCAAGGACGACGAGTACCTCGACTTCATCCTGAAGCTGAAGGCCGAGCTGCTGGCGGCGGTCGACCCGGCCGATGGCAAGCCGATCTTCCTCGGCGCCGAGACCAACAAGCTGCGCGGCACCACCTTCGTGGAGCCCTGCCCGGACATCACGGTGCGCCTGCGCGACGGCGGCTTCGTGTCCATCCTGAAGTCGAAGGAGGTCGTGTCGCAGCGCCTCAAGGCCGAGGGCACGCACCGCCCGGACGGCATCTTCGTGGCCTATGGGCCGAGCTTCAGGAAGGGTGAGCGTCTCGACGACCTCAACCTCCTCGACGTGGCCCCGCTGCTGCTCACGCTGCTCGACGTGCCGGTCCCGCGCGACATGGAAGGCAAGGTGCCGACCGCGGCCTTCGCCGAGGCGACCGAGGTGAAGACCGGCGCGGCGACCGTCGCGGCCATCGAGCGCAAGGACGACCGCGAGGGTCCGAGCGAGGAAGAGCGCGAGGCGCTCATGAACCAGCTCAAGATCCTGGGCTACATGGATTGA
- a CDS encoding alpha/beta fold hydrolase, with protein MPELVATDDVKLNYMQVGTGDDLVLLHGLGANLSFWYFGAARALAENRNVLMFDMRGHGRSSMPDHGYDLRTLAGDLAALLDHHGIERADIAGHSFGGIVALAFAILHPHRVKNLIIADSHVRGVQSATRLRDWPHWPTWRAVLEANGLEDPPSDDSIIDYKLLASLSQYTGAPGGGSAGGARAAMARPRKRIARAREMGEKGLNRWQTLLANTSAGKDFEDETLIDPDKIGELSVPTLLMFGKLSHCLPSADGLLTLMPDARLVVVPGAGHFFPLVKPAFFARVVELFLARQTAETPVRPRGRRRLREARRLRALTELRP; from the coding sequence ATGCCTGAGCTGGTCGCCACTGACGACGTCAAGCTGAACTACATGCAGGTCGGCACCGGGGACGACCTGGTGCTCCTGCACGGGCTCGGGGCGAACCTGTCGTTCTGGTACTTCGGCGCCGCGCGCGCCCTCGCCGAGAACCGCAACGTCCTGATGTTCGACATGCGCGGCCACGGCCGCAGCTCGATGCCGGACCACGGCTACGACCTCAGGACGCTCGCGGGCGACCTCGCCGCGCTGCTCGACCACCACGGGATCGAGCGGGCGGACATCGCCGGGCACAGCTTCGGCGGGATCGTCGCGCTCGCGTTCGCGATCCTCCATCCACACCGGGTGAAGAACCTCATCATCGCCGACAGCCACGTGCGCGGGGTGCAGTCGGCGACGCGGCTGAGGGACTGGCCGCACTGGCCGACCTGGCGGGCGGTGCTGGAGGCGAACGGGCTCGAGGACCCGCCGAGCGACGACTCCATCATCGACTACAAGCTGCTCGCCTCGCTGAGCCAGTACACCGGCGCGCCGGGCGGCGGCTCCGCCGGCGGCGCGCGGGCGGCCATGGCGCGGCCGCGCAAGCGCATCGCCCGGGCGCGGGAGATGGGCGAAAAGGGCCTCAACCGCTGGCAGACGCTCCTCGCCAACACCAGCGCCGGCAAGGACTTCGAGGACGAGACGCTGATCGACCCGGACAAGATCGGCGAGCTCTCGGTGCCGACGCTGCTGATGTTCGGCAAGCTGTCCCACTGTCTTCCCAGCGCCGACGGGCTCCTCACCCTGATGCCGGACGCGCGCCTCGTCGTGGTCCCCGGCGCGGGGCACTTCTTCCCGCTCGTGAAGCCCGCCTTCTTCGCGCGGGTGGTGGAGCTGTTCCTGGCGCGGCAGACGGCGGAGACGCCGGTGCGTCCGCGCGGCCGCAGGCGCCTGCGCGAGGCGAGGCGCCTGCGCGCCCTGACGGAGCTGCGTCCGTGA
- a CDS encoding SDR family NAD(P)-dependent oxidoreductase, which translates to MTSLPEDHVSVVIGGTSGIGRAIAMAFAGRGGTVAVVGRNEGRLDATVAALREAGAARAESFRADASRPEDMDALGAWCRERLGHVDLLAVSIVATTGGDGLPPQVKDLTLADWQNTIDVNLHGIFLSNRAIIPMMVERGSGQVINIGSALSPAGMKGQPHSSAYSASKFAVAAFSQQVAREVEEDGVRVTAILPGAVKTPLIAGSAIDAAFGGSMTPESVATAVLELTGFLHDAKVLDPYFMPMRVRGGGRAGR; encoded by the coding sequence GTGACGAGCCTTCCCGAAGATCACGTCAGCGTCGTCATCGGCGGCACCAGCGGCATCGGCCGCGCCATCGCGATGGCGTTCGCCGGGCGCGGCGGAACGGTCGCCGTCGTCGGCCGCAACGAGGGGCGGCTCGACGCCACAGTCGCGGCCCTCCGCGAAGCGGGCGCGGCCCGTGCCGAGAGCTTTCGCGCCGACGCCAGCCGGCCGGAGGACATGGACGCCCTCGGCGCATGGTGCCGCGAGCGCCTCGGCCACGTCGACCTCCTGGCGGTCTCCATCGTCGCCACCACCGGCGGCGACGGCCTCCCCCCGCAGGTGAAGGACCTGACGCTCGCCGACTGGCAGAACACCATCGACGTGAACCTGCACGGCATCTTCCTGTCGAACCGCGCCATCATCCCGATGATGGTGGAGCGCGGCAGCGGGCAGGTGATCAACATCGGCTCCGCCCTGTCGCCGGCGGGGATGAAGGGGCAGCCGCACTCCTCGGCCTACTCGGCCTCGAAGTTCGCCGTCGCCGCCTTCTCCCAGCAGGTCGCGCGCGAGGTGGAGGAGGACGGCGTGCGCGTGACGGCGATCCTGCCGGGCGCGGTGAAGACGCCGCTCATCGCCGGCAGCGCCATCGACGCGGCGTTCGGCGGATCGATGACGCCCGAGAGCGTGGCGACGGCCGTGCTGGAGCTCACCGGCTTCCTCCACGACGCCAAGGTACTGGACCCCTACTTCATGCCGATGCGGGTACGCGGCGGCGGGCGAGCGGGACGTTAA
- a CDS encoding SDR family oxidoreductase, giving the protein MTELLKGRTIIITGATGGIGSACARRFVAEGAELMLVDRDPARLAALAGELGNDPLTMAADVTSENDMNAMAAATVERFGKIDALIASAGILRTSGQPTQMVDTTFEEFRTIVDVNLTGTFLSNKAVLPAMLERGEGDIINVSSVSGVKGRAFDAAYSASKFGVVGLSESLAEEVGRRGVRVQTLLPDAVETPIWDQLGGAALRPKTMLPPERIADCALWLIALPRDMFIVNPVIAPVQQRRKKGKAAAPAAATEEAKA; this is encoded by the coding sequence ATGACCGAGTTGTTGAAGGGCCGCACGATCATCATCACCGGGGCGACCGGCGGGATCGGAAGCGCCTGCGCCCGCAGGTTCGTCGCGGAGGGGGCCGAGCTGATGCTCGTCGACCGCGACCCGGCCAGGCTGGCCGCGCTCGCCGGGGAACTCGGCAACGACCCGCTGACGATGGCCGCCGACGTGACCTCCGAGAACGACATGAACGCGATGGCCGCGGCCACCGTGGAGCGGTTCGGCAAGATCGACGCGCTGATCGCCTCCGCCGGGATCCTGCGCACCAGCGGGCAGCCGACGCAGATGGTCGACACCACCTTCGAGGAGTTCCGGACCATCGTCGACGTGAACCTCACCGGCACGTTCCTGTCCAACAAGGCCGTCCTGCCGGCGATGCTGGAGCGCGGCGAGGGCGACATCATCAACGTGTCCTCGGTCTCGGGCGTGAAGGGGCGCGCGTTCGACGCGGCCTATTCGGCCTCCAAGTTCGGCGTTGTCGGCCTTTCGGAGTCGCTCGCCGAGGAGGTCGGCCGTCGCGGCGTGCGCGTGCAGACGCTCCTGCCCGACGCGGTCGAGACGCCGATCTGGGACCAGCTCGGCGGCGCGGCGCTCCGCCCCAAGACGATGCTGCCGCCCGAGCGCATCGCCGACTGCGCGCTGTGGCTGATCGCCTTGCCGCGCGACATGTTCATCGTGAACCCGGTCATCGCGCCGGTGCAGCAGCGCCGCAAGAAGGGCAAGGCCGCCGCGCCCGCCGCCGCCACCGAGGAGGCCAAGGCGTAG
- a CDS encoding acyl carrier protein, which translates to MGATRSEVETKVIDVVQQTIADWDLDLPGGISKDTQLIEDLGFESIDIVQFAIGIEQAFARKGMPFEKLFMDDGEYVDDVKVSQVTDFVCAELRV; encoded by the coding sequence ATGGGTGCGACCCGATCGGAAGTCGAGACCAAGGTCATCGACGTTGTCCAACAGACCATCGCAGATTGGGATCTGGACCTGCCGGGCGGTATTTCGAAGGACACCCAGCTCATCGAGGACCTGGGATTCGAGTCCATCGACATCGTGCAGTTCGCGATCGGCATCGAACAGGCGTTCGCGCGCAAGGGCATGCCGTTCGAAAAGCTGTTCATGGACGACGGCGAGTATGTCGACGACGTCAAGGTCAGTCAGGTGACCGACTTCGTCTGCGCGGAGCTTCGCGTCTAG